CAATGCCTGCATATATGACTTGTATTCAATCAACTTCTCAGTACCACGGTGGAGCAATCCAACGTGCGGGTCGGCGCGGACAATTTCCTCGCCATTGATTTCCAAGATCAATCGAAGCACACCGTGAGCAGCAGGGTGCTGAGGTCCAAAGTTGACAGTGTAATGGCGAATTTTGCGGCCGACCCCTTCAGCCTCGGACTCCAGACCAGAGGGGATCTCGGGGACTTCAGAGTCCTTGTTAGCGAAGTGTGCAAAGCTCGGGTCGGTAGGGATCAATCGCGTGGCCTGGTAGCTGGTGGGCTCTGCTGCCCGGCGAGGCACTGACGTCGCTATCGACCGTGATCTGGGAGCAAGGGTGCTTCGAGCAATGCCGGAGGGCTGTAGGCAAAGCTTTTTGGGGGCATTGCCCGCCAGGCGAGCGAACGGAGCAGCCATTCGTAAATCGTAAAGGAATCGCTGAGAGGAGAGGCTGACTGTCCTCAGTCCGGACGCAATTGGTGGGGTAGCTTCGTCGGAAAGGTTCGCTGTCGGGGTGATGCTCGGGAAGTTGCGCTGAGATGCAATTTGGCCCGTCAcgtggcggaggagctggtcaTCAGGCCGCCTCTGGTTGGCCTTTGGCGTCTGCTATTCTGCACTCAGACTAAGGCCACCGCCCACAGAAATCGTACATGTTCATCTGCTTTTTTTGCAACAGAAAATAAGTAGTGCCGCACAGTATAGTGgtctctcctctccgcctCAAGCCCGCGAAAATATTGCCGGTCGCTCTCAAAGAACTTTTTGATTTCTTCGTCCCGACTATAGAACAGGGCAGCCATTCTTCTATACAAGCCCCATCATGGCCCCCCTTGTGCCATCGCACGAGGAACTTGAACGCCGACGGGTAAGTCTTGATACCCTCAATGTCTGACATCAATTCTAACAATCTTTCCAGATCGTCGACATCAACGCCGAGACCGTCACCAACATCCCCTCCACAGACTTCCCAGGGCATTGGCCAGGCGAGTCCCACGAATGGAACGTTGATAGATTTAGAGATGTATGCtctcattttctttttacctGAATTGCCCACTAATCCAGTCTGCAGGGCTTCCGGGTCGAGTTCCACCAAAACAAGCAGCTCGAGTCATCTTTTTCCTTGATCGGTCTCGATGCCGCTATCGCAAACGCATTCCGTCGCATTGTCGTGGCCGAAGTCCCTACGCTCGCGATTGAATATGTATTTGTTCGCAACAACACTTCCGTCATCCAAGATGAGGTGCTTGCTCAACGCTTAGGTCTTATACCGCTCAAAGGCGACGTCGAGGGCCTCAACTGGATGCACTGGTTCATCAAGCCCAGCGAGGACGACTCGGTAACCGCTAGCGAACCCGCAGACTTCAACACAATTGTACTACAACTTAAGGTAGAATGTACCAAGAACCCAAATGCGTCGCGTGAAGAGCAAGACCCTCGCAAGCTGTACAAGAACGCACATGTCTACGCCAAGGATATATTCTACAACCCGGTCGGTCGCCAACTTGAAATTTttgtcggcgatggtgctATCCAACCTGTCAACCCCGACATTCTCATTGCTAAGCTTCGTCCGGGCCAGAAAATAGATTTGGAAATGCACTGCATCAAGGGAATCGGGGCAGACCACGCCAAGTTCTCGCCGGTAGCAACGGCAACCTACCGTCTAATGCCGGATATCAAGATTCTCCGTCCGATCATCGGAGAGGATGCGAAGAAATTCGCAAAATGTTTCCCCAAGGGAGTTATCGGCCTCGAGCCTATCACATCCGAGGATGAGCGGCAGAATACCGAATACACTGGTCACAGCGGCGAGCTGAAGGCAGTTGTCCGTGACGCCTTCAATGACACGGTTAGCAGGGAATGTTTGAGGCACGAGGAGTTCCAAGGGAAAGTCAAGTTGGGCCGGGTCCGGGACCATTTTATCTTCAACATTGAAAGCACGGGACAGTTTGACAGTGACGTCCTTTTCCTAGAGAGCGTCAAGGTACTGAAACTCAAATGCGCAAGGTGGAAGAGGGGCCTGACGGACCTCATGCGGTAATCCTGAGGTTCTGGCTTCTTTTCCGCCCTGTTTCAAAGTTTTTTAAGCATTACCCGGCGTTGGATTCTTGTTTCTTGTGCCATGTTTATTTGCGACAAAAGTGGGCCAATACCTTCTTTACATGAGTGGGAGTCTGGATCAggatttaaaatatagaaaagCTTGGTTTAGAATTCTGTCAAATCTAGTCATAATCATCATTCTTTCGTCGTAACGCCATCTACCCTGCGATGTTCTAACCGAAAATCAATTGGAATCTGAAATCGATGGTATATGCTGGGTCGCTGACAGCAACTTCCTGACCATCCGCAACAAGATCACGGAGCTTCAACTTGAGGTGTGGTCGAGtttgctcttccagctgGGGCGGGAAACGTTGGTAAAGTGTCTTCTCTCCCGTCCTCAAGCTTGGCTTCTTGAGCTGCGCTTCCGGCCTTTCTCCAAGCGTTTCGATAAATTCTTCCAATGTTGCATTTCCGTTCACGGTTATCTTACGCGCAAGAGATCCACATACAGGGCAATCCGGCTTCTTTTCGGCTTCGAAGGTGTAGGTGtaaacaccctcctctccagcatACATCATGTAGTTCTCTAAGAACGGGTTGCAGGATGTCGcaatcttcaacacctcAGATGTTGTGGCAGCTGCG
Above is a window of Aspergillus puulaauensis MK2 DNA, chromosome 2, nearly complete sequence DNA encoding:
- the RPC40 gene encoding DNA-directed RNA polymerase core subunit RPC40 (BUSCO:EOG09263CLY;~COG:K;~EggNog:ENOG410PI11;~InterPro:IPR036603,IPR001514,IPR011262,IPR011263, IPR036643,IPR033901;~PFAM:PF01193,PF01000;~go_function: GO:0001054 - RNA polymerase I activity [Evidence IEA];~go_function: GO:0001056 - RNA polymerase III activity [Evidence IEA];~go_function: GO:0003677 - DNA binding [Evidence IEA];~go_function: GO:0003899 - DNA-directed 5'-3' RNA polymerase activity [Evidence IEA];~go_function: GO:0046983 - protein dimerization activity [Evidence IEA];~go_process: GO:0006351 - transcription, DNA-templated [Evidence IEA]), giving the protein MAPLVPSHEELERRRIVDINAETVTNIPSTDFPGHWPGESHEWNVDRFRDGFRVEFHQNKQLESSFSLIGLDAAIANAFRRIVVAEVPTLAIEYVFVRNNTSVIQDEVLAQRLGLIPLKGDVEGLNWMHWFIKPSEDDSVTASEPADFNTIVLQLKVECTKNPNASREEQDPRKLYKNAHVYAKDIFYNPVGRQLEIFVGDGAIQPVNPDILIAKLRPGQKIDLEMHCIKGIGADHAKFSPVATATYRLMPDIKILRPIIGEDAKKFAKCFPKGVIGLEPITSEDERQNTEYTGHSGELKAVVRDAFNDTVSRECLRHEEFQGKVKLGRVRDHFIFNIESTGQFDSDVLFLESVKVLKLKCARWKRGLTDLMR